Proteins found in one Sporosarcina sp. FSL K6-3457 genomic segment:
- a CDS encoding S-layer homology domain-containing protein, whose protein sequence is MKVITKQPNEGKRLLVVLLSLMLVLSSALSVIGVPLTVQAATNTIYVSAEGVDTNPGTVDDPVATLNVARTKVSSPGTIILLSDITVAETQTMGQNKTVTVQSEEGATYSIIRSENFSDNFLISITSGTATFQNLIIDGNNVKATTHGINVIATAIFKDVIIQNHHNAGGGGVSVLSASTTSGSAGEVTITGSTQIRENTLSGRDEVNPPSILGAGSGGKLVIEGGLITDNEVKAGSNGVIVGLGLSGNPIFTMTDGKIEHNKLHGNGLNASGATVGNVAVYMRGSSAQARFEFGGTAYVHDNLDEDGEQRNVFLKNTAARDNAFLSLINAMEDGAKVGVYTNIMPTSAAPIVDVAIGYNGYTATALDAAYFFSDKASSAEIKFDGESDKVILAPVPPTLDKTLLKQSTVSGNQIILTFSDGVSLDDLTGFAIQVGGENAVGTLYEVDPNNPNQLILTLSEKPTADITLTYTGNDDGNLKGQNGMPVEDFNFDYPIDFVDELSITAPTGDPAQVTETRPEVKGTVTAGSKVDVVIKDKDGNVVTGAGGEATVTDGNWTFTPSVDLAVGDYTFEVTATSQDETSVVTKTQEITVDTTQYVDYTNTEEITNIDPNDVTYDETTDKFTVPSDVTEFTFKDGDKEKKATKNPTTGEWTFTEFVDHTPTGEITNINPNGVTYDKDTGKFEVPSDVTEFTFKDGDKEKKATKNPTTGEWTFTSTVNVPYESEQVGNISPEGITHNGTDEFTVPDDVEEFTFKDGDKEITATKDTDGNWTFTTTPTVDKVPLETKYDDVKDLNKSSYTSATWGPFETAIQKAEDVLNDPNATQAEVNKALQDLEDAHKALKQRPTTPPAPTVDKSLLEDQADEANGLSEDEYTPDSWNTFKDALTDAENVLKDPNATQQQVDDALDALKDAQDKLVPAPVAPAVDKSKLQAQADGANGLTEDQYTPDSWNTFKNALIAAENVLNDPDATQQQVDNALDALQDAQNKLVPVGTPAVDKSKLQAQADGANGLTEDQYTPDSWNKFKDALTAAENVLNNPDATQQQVDDALRALQQAQNNLVPIDVSTVDKSKLQAQVDRSNNLTESNYTTGSWNAFQNALTNAKNVLADPNATQQQVDAALASLIEARNALVPYTGGNGGGGGSDGSTSTPTPTPTPEGPKKETILVDLVIDGDHPIEKTPVTIERTRETNGDVNDRVILTLSNARDAVNKAIEIGNTVARIIIPDVADEVTQVTVDIPKQSIALLQANGIDLEIFTNNVWITIPQTSMDGIEDDFYFRLVPVKDANAREAIKIRAKAQQVVRDVMQNDDITVVARPMTIETNLSSRPVLITLPLRDVTLPTDPTDPTEREAFLKQLAVFIEHTDGERKVVFGEVVTMPDNTLGLRISVSKFSTFTIINVGKKEEVLLSHEAYIKGFEDGTFKPNQDVTRKQVALMIARNLGYVDGETTVQVAPFKDVAVDADGAGAIAYLKQLGIMNGDEHGYFNGGANMTRAQMAAVVANYKKLDVTEVPLSFTDTKNHWAQYAIEANREAGIITGFEDGTFKPQAHLTRAHAVKMINRMFDRGPLYGLDALHFSDVNEQHWAFEEIAEASTTHDYMLDAQQQEWLAK, encoded by the coding sequence ATGAAGGTGATAACAAAACAACCAAATGAAGGAAAACGCTTGTTAGTGGTGCTACTATCACTCATGCTCGTTCTTAGTAGCGCATTATCTGTCATTGGAGTACCACTGACAGTACAAGCAGCGACAAATACGATTTATGTGTCTGCTGAGGGTGTTGATACTAACCCTGGTACGGTGGATGACCCTGTAGCAACGCTAAACGTGGCTCGAACGAAAGTTAGTAGCCCAGGAACAATTATCCTGCTTAGCGATATAACTGTAGCTGAGACGCAAACCATGGGTCAAAATAAAACCGTAACAGTTCAGTCTGAGGAAGGTGCAACTTATTCAATCATTCGTAGCGAAAACTTTTCGGATAACTTTTTGATAAGTATAACTAGTGGTACTGCAACATTCCAGAACCTGATTATTGATGGTAACAATGTTAAAGCTACGACTCATGGGATAAATGTGATAGCCACAGCGATTTTTAAAGATGTTATCATTCAGAACCATCATAATGCAGGTGGTGGTGGTGTATCCGTTCTATCTGCTAGCACAACTAGCGGATCAGCGGGAGAAGTGACTATAACAGGGAGTACGCAGATTCGGGAAAATACATTGTCAGGAAGAGATGAAGTAAATCCTCCTTCGATTTTAGGCGCTGGTTCGGGTGGTAAGCTTGTCATTGAAGGTGGACTTATAACCGATAATGAAGTGAAAGCTGGCAGCAACGGTGTTATTGTTGGATTGGGACTTTCTGGAAACCCTATTTTTACGATGACAGATGGTAAAATCGAACATAACAAATTACACGGCAATGGGTTAAATGCTAGTGGTGCAACAGTAGGAAATGTTGCCGTTTATATGCGCGGTAGTTCAGCACAAGCACGCTTTGAATTTGGCGGGACAGCGTATGTGCATGATAACCTTGATGAAGACGGCGAGCAACGTAATGTGTTCTTGAAAAATACAGCAGCTCGAGATAATGCCTTTTTATCTTTGATCAATGCTATGGAAGATGGAGCGAAAGTTGGGGTTTACACAAACATTATGCCTACTTCGGCTGCACCGATTGTCGATGTTGCCATTGGTTATAATGGTTATACAGCAACAGCATTGGATGCAGCATATTTCTTCTCTGATAAAGCATCGTCAGCAGAGATAAAATTCGATGGGGAGAGTGACAAAGTTATTTTAGCTCCAGTTCCCCCAACACTTGACAAAACGTTGTTAAAACAGTCAACAGTGAGCGGCAACCAAATTATCTTAACATTTAGTGATGGGGTTAGTTTGGATGATTTAACTGGATTTGCTATTCAAGTCGGCGGGGAGAATGCCGTAGGAACTTTATACGAAGTGGACCCAAATAATCCAAATCAATTGATTTTGACGCTTTCGGAAAAACCGACTGCTGATATTACATTGACTTATACAGGGAATGACGATGGAAACTTAAAAGGTCAAAACGGTATGCCAGTTGAAGATTTCAACTTCGATTATCCGATAGATTTTGTGGACGAGCTTTCAATCACTGCTCCAACTGGTGATCCAGCACAAGTAACAGAAACGAGACCAGAAGTAAAGGGTACAGTAACAGCAGGTTCAAAAGTCGATGTCGTCATTAAAGATAAAGACGGCAACGTGGTAACAGGTGCAGGTGGAGAAGCAACAGTTACAGATGGCAACTGGACGTTTACACCATCTGTCGATTTAGCGGTTGGAGACTATACATTTGAAGTAACAGCGACAAGTCAAGATGAGACATCGGTTGTCACGAAAACACAAGAAATAACAGTCGATACAACACAATACGTGGATTATACAAATACTGAAGAGATTACAAATATCGATCCGAACGATGTAACGTATGACGAAACTACAGATAAATTCACAGTTCCATCGGATGTAACTGAGTTCACATTCAAAGATGGCGACAAAGAAAAGAAAGCAACAAAAAATCCTACAACAGGTGAATGGACATTCACAGAGTTTGTAGACCATACACCAACTGGAGAAATTACGAATATTAATCCAAACGGTGTAACGTATGACAAAGATACAGGTAAATTCGAAGTGCCATCGGATGTAACTGAGTTCACATTCAAAGATGGCGACAAAGAAAAGAAAGCAACAAAAAATCCTACAACAGGTGAATGGACATTCACAAGTACAGTAAATGTTCCTTATGAAAGTGAGCAAGTAGGAAATATTTCACCTGAAGGCATTACGCATAATGGAACAGATGAGTTTACAGTTCCAGACGACGTGGAAGAGTTCACATTCAAAGATGGCGACAAAGAGATAACAGCAACAAAAGATACGGATGGCAATTGGACGTTTACAACGACGCCAACTGTCGACAAAGTACCTTTAGAAACAAAATATGATGATGTCAAAGATTTGAATAAGTCTTCTTACACATCAGCTACATGGGGTCCATTTGAAACAGCTATACAAAAAGCTGAAGATGTCCTCAATGATCCAAATGCTACACAAGCAGAAGTCAATAAAGCATTACAAGACTTAGAAGATGCACATAAAGCATTAAAACAAAGGCCAACAACACCGCCGGCTCCGACAGTAGACAAATCGCTACTGGAAGATCAAGCAGATGAAGCAAATGGATTATCAGAAGACGAGTACACACCAGACAGCTGGAACACATTCAAAGATGCTTTAACAGATGCAGAAAATGTACTAAAAGATCCTAATGCGACACAGCAACAAGTCGATGATGCACTTGATGCATTGAAAGACGCACAGGATAAATTAGTCCCTGCTCCTGTTGCACCAGCAGTAGACAAATCGAAACTGCAGGCACAAGCAGACGGTGCAAACGGATTAACAGAAGATCAGTACACACCAGATAGCTGGAACACATTCAAAAATGCGTTAATAGCCGCTGAAAATGTACTCAATGATCCAGATGCAACACAGCAGCAAGTTGACAATGCACTCGATGCATTACAAGATGCACAAAACAAATTAGTCCCTGTTGGTACTCCAGCAGTAGACAAGTCAAAACTACAAGCACAAGCAGACGGCGCAAATGGATTAACAGAAGATCAGTACACACCAGATAGCTGGAACAAATTCAAAGATGCGTTAACAGCTGCTGAAAATGTACTCAATAATCCAGATGCGACACAGCAACAAGTTGACGATGCGCTGCGAGCATTACAACAAGCACAGAACAATTTAGTTCCTATTGATGTATCAACAGTAGACAAATCTAAATTACAAGCGCAAGTAGATCGTTCAAACAACTTAACAGAAAGCAATTACACAACAGGCAGCTGGAACGCATTCCAAAATGCCTTAACGAATGCTAAAAATGTACTGGCTGATCCAAATGCAACACAGCAGCAAGTAGACGCTGCACTTGCTTCACTCATTGAAGCGCGAAATGCATTGGTACCTTACACAGGTGGAAATGGCGGTGGTGGCGGTTCAGACGGTTCAACTAGCACACCTACACCGACTCCAACACCAGAAGGACCTAAGAAAGAAACAATACTGGTTGATCTCGTCATCGATGGAGACCATCCAATCGAAAAAACACCAGTCACGATTGAACGCACAAGAGAAACAAATGGGGATGTCAACGATCGGGTTATTTTGACACTAAGCAATGCAAGAGATGCTGTCAACAAAGCAATCGAAATCGGTAATACAGTTGCACGTATTATCATTCCTGATGTGGCGGATGAAGTAACACAAGTTACTGTGGACATTCCAAAACAATCCATCGCACTGCTACAAGCGAATGGCATTGATCTTGAAATTTTCACAAATAACGTATGGATAACGATTCCACAAACATCTATGGATGGCATTGAGGATGATTTCTATTTCCGTTTAGTGCCGGTTAAAGATGCTAACGCACGTGAAGCGATTAAAATTCGTGCCAAGGCACAACAAGTCGTTCGTGACGTGATGCAAAATGATGATATCACTGTCGTTGCAAGACCGATGACAATTGAAACAAATCTTTCTAGTCGCCCTGTACTCATTACATTGCCACTACGCGATGTGACATTACCAACAGATCCGACAGATCCGACAGAAAGAGAAGCTTTTCTTAAACAGCTAGCTGTTTTCATCGAACATACGGATGGTGAAAGAAAGGTTGTCTTTGGCGAAGTCGTCACAATGCCGGACAATACGCTTGGCCTACGCATTAGCGTTAGCAAGTTCAGTACGTTCACTATCATCAATGTTGGGAAAAAAGAAGAAGTACTACTCTCTCACGAAGCGTATATTAAAGGCTTTGAAGATGGTACATTCAAACCGAACCAGGACGTCACACGTAAACAAGTTGCACTGATGATTGCACGCAATCTTGGCTATGTAGATGGCGAAACAACAGTACAAGTAGCACCATTTAAAGATGTAGCTGTCGATGCAGACGGTGCTGGTGCGATTGCCTACTTGAAACAATTAGGCATTATGAATGGTGACGAACATGGGTACTTCAATGGTGGTGCTAACATGACGCGCGCTCAAATGGCTGCGGTCGTTGCGAACTACAAGAAGTTAGACGTAACAGAGGTTCCACTTAGCTTTACAGACACGAAAAATCATTGGGCGCAGTATGCGATTGAAGCAAACCGTGAAGCTGGAATCATTACAGGCTTCGAAGACGGTACATTCAAACCACAAGCTCATTTGACACGTGCACATGCAGTAAAAATGATCAACCGTATGTTTGACCGTGGTCCTTTATACGGCTTAGATGCACTCCATTTCTCAGATGTGAACGAACAGCATTGGGCATTTGAAGAAATTGCAGAGGCTTCTACAACTCATGATTATATGTTAGATGCGCAACAACAAGAGTGGCTTGCTAAATAA
- the ftsZ gene encoding cell division protein FtsZ, translating to MLEFDTNVDALAVIKVIGVGGGGNNAVNRMIEHGVRGVEFIAVNTDAQALNLSSAEVKLQIGGKLTRGLGAGANPEVGKKAAEESKEQLEEALRGADMVFVTAGMGGGTGTGAAPVIAQIAKDLGALTVGVVTRPFTFEGRKRSTQAIGGITAMKESVDTLIVIPNDKLLEIVDKNTPMLEAFREADNVLRQGVQGISDLIAVPGLINLDFADVKTIMSNKGSALMGIGMSTGENRAAEAAKKAISSPLLETSIDGAKGVLMNITGGSNLSLFEVQEAADIVASASDEDVNMIFGSVINDDLKDEIIVTVIATGFSEAQLMPARPARSSGFGSSRSQAEQPSAQQPPVRERREEAPQFQQPEPMRQQQSNQQDDTLDIPTFLRNRRR from the coding sequence ATGCTGGAATTTGATACAAATGTCGACGCACTTGCGGTTATCAAGGTAATCGGTGTTGGCGGCGGTGGGAATAATGCTGTAAATCGAATGATTGAACATGGTGTACGAGGTGTAGAGTTCATAGCAGTGAACACGGACGCACAAGCTCTCAACCTATCAAGTGCTGAAGTGAAATTACAAATTGGTGGTAAATTGACACGCGGGCTTGGAGCAGGTGCGAATCCAGAAGTCGGTAAAAAGGCTGCTGAAGAAAGTAAGGAGCAGCTTGAAGAAGCGCTACGCGGGGCAGATATGGTATTTGTCACTGCAGGTATGGGCGGGGGAACTGGAACGGGTGCCGCTCCGGTCATCGCACAAATTGCCAAAGACCTTGGCGCACTGACAGTCGGAGTTGTGACAAGACCGTTTACATTTGAAGGACGGAAACGTTCTACACAGGCAATCGGCGGTATTACTGCAATGAAGGAATCTGTCGATACGCTAATTGTTATTCCAAATGATAAATTACTAGAAATTGTTGATAAAAACACACCGATGCTAGAAGCATTCCGCGAAGCGGATAATGTTCTGCGTCAAGGGGTACAAGGGATTTCAGATTTGATTGCCGTACCGGGTCTTATCAACCTTGACTTTGCTGACGTGAAAACAATCATGTCCAATAAAGGATCTGCATTGATGGGGATTGGCATGTCAACGGGTGAAAATCGAGCAGCAGAAGCAGCGAAAAAGGCGATTTCAAGCCCATTACTTGAAACGTCTATTGACGGTGCAAAAGGTGTATTGATGAATATTACGGGCGGTTCAAACTTGAGTCTATTCGAAGTGCAGGAAGCGGCAGATATTGTTGCCTCTGCATCAGATGAAGATGTCAATATGATCTTCGGTTCTGTCATCAATGATGATTTGAAAGATGAAATTATTGTTACGGTTATTGCAACCGGATTTAGTGAGGCACAGCTAATGCCGGCACGTCCTGCAAGAAGCTCAGGTTTTGGTTCAAGCCGTTCACAAGCTGAACAGCCATCTGCCCAACAACCGCCTGTTCGCGAGCGTAGGGAAGAAGCGCCACAGTTCCAACAACCGGAACCAATGCGTCAGCAACAGAGCAATCAGCAAGATGATACGCTCGATATTCCAACGTTTTTACGTAATCGTCGTCGATAA
- the ftsA gene encoding cell division protein FtsA, whose protein sequence is MSQSELYVSLDIGSSTVKVLIGEVDGGSLHVIGVGNVQSAGIRKGTIIDIDATVQSIRKAVDQAERMIGMQIREVILGIPANGILLQDVKGVVAVNSENREITDDDLERVMKSAQVMSVPPEREIVNIIPKQFIVDDYDEITDPRGMIGVRLEMDGTLITTSKTLVHNILRCVERAGLVIREIYLQPLAAGTFALTDDEKNHGTAFIDIGGGSTTIAIFGENRFMATAVIPVGGDHITKDLSIILKTPTEQARKIKHQYGHAFSDDASDDELFEVPVIGADSKDQYSQRYISEIIGVRLEELFDLILEEFYRMGIRDLPGGVVLTGGITKLDGILQLARHVLKTRVRIHTPEYIGVREPMYTTAVGLIRYAHMQDTYFGHEPASEPVTAMDHQHAPAPSNKKKPVERNQEKRPGILDKAKKVFDNFFE, encoded by the coding sequence TTGAGTCAATCAGAATTATATGTATCACTTGATATAGGTTCTTCAACAGTTAAGGTGTTAATCGGCGAAGTGGATGGTGGGTCTCTGCACGTGATTGGTGTCGGTAATGTCCAGTCTGCTGGAATCCGAAAAGGGACAATCATCGATATAGATGCAACTGTCCAATCAATCCGTAAGGCAGTTGACCAAGCGGAGCGAATGATTGGGATGCAAATTCGCGAGGTGATTCTTGGTATACCTGCAAATGGCATTTTATTGCAGGACGTGAAGGGCGTTGTAGCAGTCAATTCAGAAAATCGTGAAATTACGGATGACGACTTGGAACGGGTTATGAAATCCGCGCAAGTAATGTCTGTTCCGCCAGAGCGAGAAATTGTTAATATCATTCCGAAACAATTTATTGTTGACGACTATGATGAAATTACGGATCCACGTGGCATGATTGGTGTCCGTCTCGAAATGGATGGAACACTCATCACGACATCGAAAACACTTGTGCACAATATTTTACGTTGTGTAGAGCGTGCGGGTCTTGTCATACGTGAAATTTACTTGCAGCCATTAGCGGCGGGTACATTTGCTTTGACGGATGACGAAAAGAATCATGGGACGGCATTCATCGATATCGGTGGAGGTTCTACAACGATTGCGATATTTGGAGAAAATCGTTTTATGGCAACAGCGGTTATCCCTGTGGGTGGCGACCATATTACAAAAGATTTATCAATCATTTTAAAAACGCCAACGGAACAAGCTAGGAAAATTAAACATCAATATGGCCATGCCTTTTCTGATGATGCTTCCGATGATGAATTATTTGAGGTACCTGTCATTGGCGCAGATTCAAAGGATCAGTATAGCCAACGATACATATCGGAGATTATAGGTGTCCGGCTAGAGGAGCTTTTTGATCTCATCCTAGAGGAGTTTTACCGGATGGGCATACGTGATTTACCAGGCGGTGTCGTACTGACTGGTGGGATAACGAAGCTAGACGGTATTTTGCAATTGGCAAGACATGTGCTGAAAACGAGAGTGCGTATCCATACACCAGAATATATCGGTGTACGTGAACCGATGTATACGACAGCGGTAGGGCTGATACGCTATGCACATATGCAAGATACCTATTTTGGTCATGAGCCAGCCTCAGAGCCAGTAACAGCGATGGATCATCAGCATGCACCAGCGCCAAGTAACAAGAAAAAGCCGGTTGAACGCAATCAGGAAAAGAGACCGGGTATACTAGATAAGGCAAAGAAAGTTTTCGATAATTTCTTTGAATAA
- a CDS encoding small basic family protein: protein MWLPLLGLTLGVSLGLLSDIQIPQIYSNYLSIAVLAALDTLFGGVRAYLQQVYDDKVFVSGFFFNIVLAAALAFLGVHLGVDLYLAAVFAFGVRLFQNIAVIRRILLTKWVERGKQAHTNAPE, encoded by the coding sequence ATGTGGTTGCCTTTGCTCGGGTTGACACTCGGGGTTTCACTTGGTTTATTATCGGACATACAAATACCCCAAATATATAGCAATTACTTATCAATCGCTGTCCTTGCTGCACTTGATACATTATTCGGAGGTGTCAGGGCTTATTTACAGCAGGTATACGATGACAAGGTGTTTGTATCCGGATTCTTCTTTAACATCGTCCTAGCAGCCGCCCTGGCCTTTCTAGGGGTACATTTAGGAGTCGATTTGTATTTGGCGGCAGTTTTTGCATTCGGTGTTCGGTTATTTCAAAATATAGCAGTTATTAGACGGATTTTACTAACGAAATGGGTGGAGCGCGGCAAACAAGCTCATACAAATGCGCCAGAATAA
- a CDS encoding DUF881 domain-containing protein, with protein MKKVIHWRFTLILLIVGFMTAVQYNSMKSPEQRDTRDVWTIRHELSTEKQLHSEMLSEIRELDKTIHTYKSLNDENTGKALTETVDKLYRQAGMTDVEGPGIIIEVRPSAESIAFGLPITDISPDLLTRFVNEVNRYKGFTLEIDGKRFTTLSSIRDINGITTVNGLNVSTPPFSMKIISPSLKESEKMYNYLASSPIHDDFYLDNLLLDIRKPGAPIEIRGFPEKFYNQFLEEMPKGE; from the coding sequence ATGAAAAAAGTTATACATTGGAGATTCACGTTAATCTTACTAATTGTCGGGTTTATGACAGCCGTCCAATACAATTCAATGAAAAGCCCGGAGCAACGTGATACGCGAGATGTTTGGACGATTCGTCATGAGTTATCAACCGAAAAGCAGCTGCACTCCGAAATGCTGTCAGAGATACGTGAGCTTGACAAAACTATCCACACATATAAATCATTAAATGATGAAAATACAGGGAAAGCTCTTACTGAAACAGTGGACAAGCTTTATCGGCAGGCAGGTATGACAGATGTTGAAGGGCCAGGCATCATTATCGAGGTGCGCCCTTCTGCGGAAAGTATTGCGTTTGGCTTGCCAATTACTGATATTTCTCCAGATTTGCTTACCCGTTTCGTCAATGAAGTGAATCGTTACAAAGGGTTCACGCTTGAAATTGATGGTAAACGATTTACAACGTTAAGCTCAATAAGGGATATAAATGGCATTACGACTGTCAATGGATTGAATGTGTCAACTCCTCCTTTCTCTATGAAAATTATCTCTCCTTCCTTGAAGGAAAGTGAGAAAATGTACAATTATTTAGCATCATCACCCATCCATGATGATTTTTATCTGGATAATCTTCTTCTTGACATTAGAAAACCAGGAGCGCCAATTGAGATTCGTGGTTTTCCGGAGAAATTCTACAACCAATTTTTGGAGGAAATGCCGAAAGGGGAATGA
- a CDS encoding DUF881 domain-containing protein: MTKKMNDEYRKRGRHILFSVVFLVLGFILAFSYRTLGMRDDTDNIQSASFLNEEKYREDLISQQERNKELTDEIAAKQEEIREYERSFSTREEDHAGLVEEAQDLRLLLGVIPAVGQGVKITLKDADYDPVEHNPNDYIVHESHIFRVINELKISGAQGLAINGQRITSNSYIKCTGPVITVDGRTFPAPFVIEAIGDMDVLSSALYLKGGVIDSLTRDNIVVTTEQLKELHLSALRTES, encoded by the coding sequence TTGACGAAGAAAATGAATGATGAGTATCGAAAAAGGGGAAGGCATATTCTTTTTTCTGTCGTCTTTCTCGTCCTTGGTTTCATCCTTGCATTTTCCTACCGGACACTCGGGATGCGTGATGATACGGATAACATTCAATCTGCATCATTCTTAAACGAAGAAAAGTATCGAGAAGATTTGATAAGTCAACAAGAGCGCAATAAGGAGCTAACCGATGAAATCGCCGCCAAGCAGGAAGAGATACGTGAGTATGAGCGTTCCTTTTCTACGAGGGAGGAAGATCATGCCGGTCTCGTTGAAGAGGCACAAGACCTTCGCTTGCTGCTTGGTGTAATCCCTGCTGTCGGCCAAGGTGTCAAGATTACGCTAAAAGATGCTGATTATGATCCGGTTGAACATAATCCGAATGATTATATTGTTCATGAAAGCCATATTTTTCGGGTCATTAATGAACTCAAAATCTCCGGTGCACAAGGATTAGCGATAAACGGTCAGAGAATAACATCAAATTCCTATATTAAATGTACAGGACCTGTTATAACGGTTGACGGGCGAACTTTTCCAGCTCCGTTTGTGATTGAGGCGATAGGAGATATGGATGTCCTTTCCTCCGCGTTGTATTTAAAGGGCGGTGTCATTGACAGCCTCACTCGGGATAATATTGTCGTGACGACGGAGCAACTAAAGGAACTTCACCTATCTGCACTACGGACTGAAAGTTGA
- a CDS encoding cell division protein FtsQ/DivIB: MDKVIDIEERIPSMREKRRRKTNKKFLFMLTVFVVALLAILYFQSPLSKIGEISVSGAVLHEPAFYEEQSGLTADNPLWSFRTEKIEETLAAVSGVEHVVVSRKWLRNIEIVISEWETVAYIEEAGQYSLLLENGETFPTGLLPLEVEAPILNNFGNEDSLKRISDQLLKMEADVYQLVSEIILEEIEDDADSITVYMDDGFEVRAIISTFAEKMEFYPEITAQLKGYEKGIIDMEVGTFFVPFSKVYGLVEEEADPVDEENE; the protein is encoded by the coding sequence ATGGACAAAGTCATTGATATCGAAGAGCGAATTCCTTCTATGCGGGAGAAGCGTCGCAGGAAGACGAACAAAAAATTCCTGTTCATGTTGACTGTGTTTGTTGTGGCGCTCCTTGCTATCCTCTACTTCCAATCGCCGCTTAGTAAAATAGGGGAAATTAGTGTGAGCGGCGCAGTTTTACATGAGCCAGCGTTTTACGAAGAACAGAGTGGTCTAACAGCGGACAATCCTTTATGGAGTTTCAGGACTGAAAAAATTGAAGAAACACTGGCAGCCGTTAGTGGTGTCGAGCATGTCGTGGTTTCACGCAAGTGGTTGCGAAATATTGAAATTGTCATCTCAGAATGGGAAACAGTCGCTTATATCGAAGAGGCTGGACAATACAGCTTGCTATTGGAAAATGGTGAGACATTTCCAACTGGGCTATTGCCATTGGAAGTGGAAGCACCTATCCTCAATAACTTTGGTAACGAAGACAGCCTGAAACGGATTTCGGATCAGTTATTAAAGATGGAGGCCGATGTCTATCAACTCGTATCTGAAATCATTTTAGAGGAGATAGAGGACGACGCGGATAGTATTACAGTTTATATGGATGATGGATTCGAGGTTCGGGCAATTATTTCAACGTTTGCAGAAAAGATGGAATTTTATCCGGAAATTACTGCACAATTGAAAGGGTATGAAAAAGGTATCATCGATATGGAAGTAGGTACATTCTTTGTTCCGTTCAGTAAAGTGTATGGACTTGTAGAAGAGGAGGCTGATCCAGTTGACGAAGAAAATGAATGA